From a region of the Alloyangia pacifica genome:
- a CDS encoding KpsF/GutQ family sugar-phosphate isomerase has product MPSLPLVLEETLASARRVLKTEADALAFMSDNLPEDFAAALDRIYSTEGRLIVSGIGKSGHIGRKMAATFASTGTTSFFVHASEASHGDLGMVTQQDVVILISNSGETSELRDMVYHTQRFSIPMIAITSNPESTLARAADYLLLLPKWPEACPIGKAPTTSTTLTLALGDAMAVALMERRGFLADDFGVFHPGGKLGAQMRKVSDLMHTGAAVPALAHDAPMHDVLLTMTSKGFGIAALTREGRLFGVITDGDLRRNMDNLMQHAPASIANRAPVTVPADYLAAEALALLNDRKVSALLVVDPDDRLIGVLHMHDFLRAGVM; this is encoded by the coding sequence ATGCCGTCTCTACCCCTCGTCCTCGAGGAGACCCTCGCCTCGGCGCGACGGGTGCTGAAAACCGAGGCCGATGCACTGGCCTTCATGTCCGACAACCTGCCCGAGGACTTTGCCGCGGCGCTCGACCGAATCTACAGCACCGAGGGTCGGCTCATCGTGTCCGGGATCGGCAAGTCCGGCCATATCGGTCGCAAGATGGCCGCCACCTTCGCTTCGACCGGCACCACCTCCTTCTTCGTGCATGCCAGCGAAGCCAGCCACGGGGATCTGGGCATGGTCACGCAGCAGGACGTGGTGATCCTGATCTCCAATTCCGGCGAGACCTCCGAGCTGCGCGATATGGTCTATCACACGCAGCGCTTCTCGATCCCGATGATCGCGATCACCTCCAATCCCGAGAGCACCCTGGCCAGGGCGGCTGACTACCTACTGCTGCTGCCCAAGTGGCCCGAGGCCTGCCCGATCGGCAAGGCGCCGACCACTTCCACCACGCTGACCCTGGCGCTCGGCGACGCGATGGCGGTGGCGCTGATGGAGCGCCGCGGCTTCCTGGCAGACGATTTCGGCGTCTTCCATCCGGGCGGCAAGCTTGGCGCACAGATGCGCAAGGTGTCCGATCTGATGCATACCGGCGCGGCAGTGCCCGCGTTGGCGCATGACGCGCCGATGCATGACGTGCTGCTGACCATGACCTCGAAAGGCTTCGGCATCGCCGCGCTGACCAGAGAGGGTCGCCTGTTCGGGGTGATCACCGACGGCGACTTGCGCCGCAACATGGACAATCTCATGCAGCACGCACCGGCGTCGATTGCCAATCGCGCACCGGTCACCGTCCCGGCTGATTATCTGGCGGCCGAAGCCCTCGCCCTTCTCAATGATCGCAAGGTCAGTGCCCTGTTGGTGGTCGATCCGGATGATCGCCTCATCGGGGTGCTGCACATGCACGACTTCCTACGCGCCGGAGTGATGTAA
- a CDS encoding 3-deoxy-manno-octulosonate cytidylyltransferase — MRTVIFIPARYASTRYPGKPLATLRQPDGSEKTLIQMSWEAACQISGIDAVYVATDDERIAEATRGFGGKVVMTSEACENGTARCADALERLGIEPELVVNFQGDAPLTPPWFVEELIAAMRAEPEMAMATPVLRCDRETYEAFVEDRKNGRVGGTTAIFDAQMRAQYFSKEVLPYIDLGKLPEPIPVFHHVGVYAYRPSALRDYVARPVSQIETLEGLEQLRFLNAGIPVRCVEVSARGRVFWELNNPTDVARIEAALTTM; from the coding sequence ATGAGAACCGTCATTTTTATCCCTGCCCGCTATGCCTCGACTCGCTATCCGGGAAAGCCTCTCGCGACGCTGCGCCAGCCTGACGGCAGCGAGAAGACGCTGATCCAGATGAGCTGGGAGGCGGCCTGTCAGATCTCCGGGATCGACGCGGTCTACGTGGCTACCGACGACGAGCGCATCGCCGAGGCCACGCGCGGCTTCGGCGGTAAGGTGGTGATGACCTCGGAGGCCTGCGAGAACGGCACCGCGCGCTGCGCCGATGCGCTTGAGCGGCTAGGGATCGAGCCCGAGCTGGTGGTGAACTTCCAGGGGGACGCACCGCTCACCCCGCCTTGGTTCGTCGAGGAGCTAATCGCCGCCATGCGCGCCGAGCCCGAGATGGCCATGGCTACGCCGGTGCTGCGCTGTGATCGCGAGACCTACGAGGCCTTTGTTGAGGACCGCAAGAACGGCCGAGTGGGGGGCACCACGGCGATCTTCGATGCGCAGATGCGGGCGCAGTACTTCTCCAAGGAAGTGCTGCCATATATCGACCTTGGCAAGCTGCCCGAGCCGATCCCAGTGTTCCACCACGTCGGCGTCTACGCCTACCGACCCTCGGCGCTGCGCGATTACGTTGCCCGCCCGGTGAGCCAGATCGAGACGCTTGAAGGACTCGAGCAGCTGCGTTTTCTGAATGCCGGGATTCCGGTGCGCTGCGTAGAGGTCTCGGCCCGCGGCCGGGTGTTCTGGGAACTCAACAACCCCACCGACGTCGCCCGCATCGAGGCCGCCCTGACCACCATGTGA
- the kdsA gene encoding 3-deoxy-8-phosphooctulonate synthase: MTKTLTIRDIAIGGRNPIALITGPCQLESLAHARMMAEKIAEACAATGTKFIFKASYDKANRSSISTQRGLGMEEGLTILSKIRDEFGVPVLTDVHDAAQCAPAGEVVDVIQIPAFLCRQTDLLLAAGDAGCAINVKKGQFLAPWDMKNVAAKIASTGNDSIMLCDRGTSFGYNTLVSDFRGLPIMAQTGYPVIFDATHSVQQPGGQGTTSGGQREFAPVLARAAVAVGVAGLFIETHEDPDNAPSDGPNMIPVDLMGALIGQLRALDDLTKSQEPVLPLQKG, from the coding sequence ATGACCAAAACCCTCACCATCCGCGACATTGCCATCGGTGGCAGAAACCCCATCGCCCTTATCACTGGCCCGTGCCAGCTCGAAAGCCTTGCACACGCCCGGATGATGGCCGAGAAAATCGCCGAAGCCTGCGCCGCTACCGGCACCAAGTTCATCTTCAAGGCCAGCTACGACAAGGCGAACCGCTCATCGATCTCCACCCAGCGAGGTCTGGGCATGGAGGAGGGGCTGACCATCCTCTCCAAGATCCGTGACGAGTTCGGCGTGCCGGTGCTCACCGATGTGCATGATGCTGCGCAATGCGCTCCTGCCGGCGAGGTGGTGGATGTGATCCAGATCCCTGCCTTCCTGTGCCGACAGACGGACCTGCTGCTCGCCGCGGGCGACGCTGGCTGCGCGATCAATGTCAAGAAAGGCCAGTTCCTTGCCCCTTGGGACATGAAGAACGTCGCCGCCAAGATCGCCTCGACCGGAAACGACAGCATCATGCTCTGCGACCGAGGCACCTCCTTCGGTTACAACACACTGGTCAGCGATTTCCGCGGGCTCCCGATCATGGCGCAGACCGGTTATCCCGTAATCTTCGATGCCACCCACTCGGTGCAGCAACCCGGCGGGCAGGGCACCACCTCGGGCGGCCAGCGCGAGTTCGCGCCTGTTCTGGCACGGGCCGCGGTGGCGGTTGGCGTGGCTGGCCTCTTCATCGAAACCCATGAAGATCCGGACAATGCGCCCTCCGATGGGCCGAACATGATCCCGGTCGACCTGATGGGTGCGCTGATCGGACAACTGCGTGCGCTGGATGACCTGACCAAATCGCAGGAGCCCGTCCTGCCGCTGCAGAAGGGATAA